One region of Eupeodes corollae chromosome 1, idEupCoro1.1, whole genome shotgun sequence genomic DNA includes:
- the LOC129943529 gene encoding uncharacterized protein LOC129943529 isoform X2, with product MSEAKKRSSRVTGGQKTTLIEYMAENKPFARGQFSSLNSRQNNSETWESLSAQLNAQGPNVKAVEQWKKCWTDIKSSVKKQASEQRAFMNKTGGGSVMDRPRPLSDMDEKVLSIITIDAVDGDGSTPELGIEVALNEYDLYDLSSTAEEERYGVMR from the exons atgtctgaagctaaaaag agATCCTCCCGAGTTACCGGTGGTCAGAAGACAACTTTAATAGAATATATGGCCGAAAACAAGCCCTTTGCAAGAGGCCAATTCTCAAGCCTAAATTCTAGGCAAAATAACAGCGAGACGTGGGAGAGTTTAAGCGCACAGCTAAATGCTCAAGGACCTAACGTAAAAGCTGTTGAGCAATGGAAAAAG tgctGGACAGACATCAAATCGTCCGTTAAAAAACAAGCCAGCGAGCAAAGGGCGTTTATGAATAAAACTGGTGGTGGGAGCGTAATGGACCGACCTCGACCACTCAGTGATATGGATGAGAAAGTTTTGTCCATCATTACAATTGATGCCGTTGATGGGGATGGTTCAACCCCTGAATTGGGAATAGAAGTAGCACTCAATGAATACGAT TTGTACGATCTCTCATCAACAGCAGAAGAAGAGCGGTATGGTGTCATGAGATAA
- the LOC129943529 gene encoding uncharacterized protein LOC129943529 isoform X1 gives MSEAKKRSSRVTGGQKTTLIEYMAENKPFARGQFSSLNSRQNNSETWESLSAQLNAQGPNVKAVEQWKKCWTDIKSSVKKQASEQRAFMNKTGGGSVMDRPRPLSDMDEKVLSIITIDAVDGDGSTPELGIEVALNEYDNLEIELDEDEGPKPPKVKKTQNIGYANALEEARAMQSSVEQKLDEILKIIKEILDFFKKK, from the exons atgtctgaagctaaaaag agATCCTCCCGAGTTACCGGTGGTCAGAAGACAACTTTAATAGAATATATGGCCGAAAACAAGCCCTTTGCAAGAGGCCAATTCTCAAGCCTAAATTCTAGGCAAAATAACAGCGAGACGTGGGAGAGTTTAAGCGCACAGCTAAATGCTCAAGGACCTAACGTAAAAGCTGTTGAGCAATGGAAAAAG tgctGGACAGACATCAAATCGTCCGTTAAAAAACAAGCCAGCGAGCAAAGGGCGTTTATGAATAAAACTGGTGGTGGGAGCGTAATGGACCGACCTCGACCACTCAGTGATATGGATGAGAAAGTTTTGTCCATCATTACAATTGATGCCGTTGATGGGGATGGTTCAACCCCTGAATTGGGAATAGAAGTAGCACTCAATGAATACGAT AATCTAGAAATTGAACTAGATGAAGACGAGGGCCCTAAACCTCCAAAAGTTAAGAAGACCCAAAATATTGGGTATGCAAATGCTTTGGAGGAAGCAAGGGCCATGCAAAGCTCCGTCGAACAAAAGCTcgacgaaattttaaaaataatcaaggaaattctggatttttttaaaaaaaagtga